AACGTGGTAGGGGATAAAACAGATGGAGAACAGTATCACCAGAATCACAACAAGTTTCAAACAGCGCTGCTTCAGCAGAGGGTTGACGTTGGCTTTTTTGGTAAGAACCACAACAACGTGTCCATAACAAACCAAAATGATAACCAGCGGCACGACAAATCCTGTGACAGTCCAGCCGATGCTGTACGGCAGGTAGTCTTTGATTCTGTCGTTAGAGGTGGTGTCGAAACAGGAGCTTGTGGAGTTTTTATTAGTCTTCTCAAAGAACATATCAGGGAGGATCTGAATGATTACCAAAAGCCAGACCAGGGCGCTTATGCTCAAGGAGTGTCGGCTGGTGATTTTCCCCATCACTCTCATGGGATGCACGATACCCAGGTACCTGTAGATGCTGATGCAGGTGAGGAAGCCGATGCTGCCGTACAGGTTGAGGTTGAAGCAGAAGCGCGTCACCTTGCAGAAAATCTGGCCGAACGGCCAATCGCTGTTCCGCGCGTAATAGTGCACAAGAAACGGCAAAGTGAACAGGTACAGCAGGTCCGCCACCCCCAGGTTGAGCATGAAGATGTTGATGTTTCCGATGTTGTTCCAGCTGGTGCACACGCTTCTCAGTCCCCAGATGTTGGACAGCGTCCCGACGACGAACACAGTGATGAAGACGGGCGGCAGAACGCTGTGCGTAAAGTTCAGGTTGATGTCCTGGCAGGTGAGATTTCCAGACATTTCTCGGGTTTCCGCTGGTTTAAATCTCTCCTTCATTCGAATAGAGCAGgacagcagccagcagctggaGTAAGCATCTCCTGTGAACTACTCGTGCGTCttga
This region of Toxotes jaculatrix isolate fToxJac2 chromosome 3, fToxJac2.pri, whole genome shotgun sequence genomic DNA includes:
- the LOC121178738 gene encoding P2Y purinoceptor 1-like translates to MKERFKPAETREMSGNLTCQDINLNFTHSVLPPVFITVFVVGTLSNIWGLRSVCTSWNNIGNINIFMLNLGVADLLYLFTLPFLVHYYARNSDWPFGQIFCKVTRFCFNLNLYGSIGFLTCISIYRYLGIVHPMRVMGKITSRHSLSISALVWLLVIIQILPDMFFEKTNKNSTSSCFDTTSNDRIKDYLPYSIGWTVTGFVVPLVIILVCYGHVVVVLTKKANVNPLLKQRCLKLVVILVILFSICFIPYHVLRNVNLKTRILKQSGICYDSFRDIYIAHQVGRCLACLNSALNPLIYIVGNDDFLMKLHHFSKRVRHSLGDLKGAVLYRKPVEADTDPSESCQLRPD